The following are encoded together in the Arthrobacter sp. Y-9 genome:
- a CDS encoding SDR family NAD(P)-dependent oxidoreductase → MELTATAALVTGGASGLGAATAAALVERGARVFALDLPQQVERVPAPDGVTFIPADVTDAEQVRAAVEQAGAELPLRTVVNCAGIAPSRRILGRNGVHDPQLFATVLNVNLLGTFTVLAYASEAIAATAPDDDGQRGVIINTASVAAYEGQIGQVAYSASKAGVVGMTLPAARDLARHGIRVCTIAPGIVDTPMLATVSEEYRAGLAASVPFPQRLCRPEEYARLVTMIVEHDYLNGETIRMDGALRMAPQ, encoded by the coding sequence ATGGAACTCACCGCCACAGCAGCTCTCGTCACCGGAGGGGCCTCCGGCCTCGGAGCGGCCACGGCGGCCGCCCTCGTGGAGCGCGGGGCCCGCGTCTTCGCTCTGGACCTCCCGCAGCAGGTGGAGCGCGTTCCGGCGCCCGACGGCGTGACCTTCATCCCCGCGGACGTGACCGACGCAGAGCAGGTCCGGGCCGCCGTCGAGCAGGCCGGTGCGGAGCTGCCGCTCCGCACCGTGGTGAACTGTGCGGGGATCGCCCCGAGCCGCCGCATCCTCGGCAGGAACGGCGTCCACGACCCCCAGCTGTTCGCCACGGTGCTCAACGTCAACCTCCTCGGGACCTTCACCGTCCTCGCCTATGCGTCGGAGGCCATCGCGGCCACGGCCCCGGACGACGACGGCCAGCGCGGCGTCATCATCAACACCGCCTCCGTCGCCGCCTACGAAGGCCAGATCGGCCAGGTGGCCTACTCCGCGTCGAAGGCCGGCGTCGTGGGCATGACCCTGCCCGCCGCTCGCGACCTGGCGCGGCACGGGATCCGGGTCTGCACCATCGCCCCCGGGATCGTGGACACCCCCATGCTCGCCACGGTGAGCGAGGAGTACCGCGCGGGCCTGGCCGCGAGCGTCCCCTTCCCGCAGCGGCTCTGCCGCCCCGAGGAGTACGCCCGCCTGGTGACCATGATCGTCGAGCACGACTACCTCAACGGCGAGACCATCCGGATGGACGGCGCCCTCAGGATGGCTCCGCAGTAG
- a CDS encoding thiamine pyrophosphate-binding protein, protein MNTITSPEQQPIEAGPHANAGLAIMTTLSNYGIDTIFGIPGTHNLEFYRHLAPLGIHPVTSRHEQGAGYAADGWAQQTGLPGVVITTSGPGLLNALSAAGTAYCESRPLLLLSPGPALGDEFADRGALHETKDSTAAAGAIVEWSLRATSAEEAVEAIHRAFALFRGTRPRPVHLEVPLDVLEGPAALSRRLLAARPAPDPSLADDDAVATAARLLAGAAHPVILAGGGSLPGRGALRALAESLPAPVVTTLNGKGALPESHPLSLGSDIRLPAAQALCNDADVLLVVGSKVGEAELWGGEVAPRGTVIRVDILERQMDTNLTADVRLVGHTAAVLPQLLEAVRSALSEAAATATTGHEPRGSGLTARLIALRTELKDAGRAMAPDLAALACEIQAAVPADTIIAGDSSQITYFGTSTFIPQDEPHSFLYTPAYATLGYGLPAAIGAKVGAPDRPVVAVVGDGALMFAVQEFATAVEQGLDLVVVCVDNGGYAEIKQNEADRGIPPVGVELRQPDWAALATAFGGHGVSVSAPAEVRSAVEQALAAGGVQLVHVPLSIFSDARPGGESPADAQD, encoded by the coding sequence ATGAACACCATCACCTCCCCCGAGCAGCAGCCGATCGAAGCCGGACCGCACGCCAACGCCGGACTCGCGATCATGACGACCCTGAGCAACTACGGCATCGACACCATCTTCGGCATCCCCGGCACCCACAATCTCGAGTTCTACCGGCACCTGGCGCCCCTGGGCATCCACCCTGTGACCAGCCGCCACGAGCAGGGCGCCGGGTACGCCGCGGACGGCTGGGCGCAGCAGACCGGGTTGCCCGGCGTCGTCATCACGACCTCCGGCCCGGGCCTGCTCAACGCCCTCTCGGCCGCAGGCACGGCCTATTGCGAATCCCGCCCCCTCCTCCTGCTCTCCCCCGGTCCTGCGCTGGGCGACGAGTTCGCGGACCGCGGCGCTCTGCACGAGACCAAGGACTCGACGGCGGCCGCCGGGGCGATCGTCGAATGGAGCCTGCGCGCCACCTCCGCCGAGGAGGCCGTGGAGGCCATCCACCGGGCCTTCGCGCTGTTCCGGGGCACCCGTCCGCGCCCGGTCCACCTCGAAGTGCCCCTGGACGTCCTCGAAGGCCCTGCCGCGCTGAGCAGGCGGCTCCTCGCCGCACGCCCCGCGCCGGATCCCTCCTTGGCGGACGACGACGCCGTCGCCACCGCCGCGCGATTGCTCGCCGGGGCAGCCCACCCGGTCATCCTGGCCGGCGGAGGATCGCTGCCCGGCCGTGGCGCTCTGCGAGCCTTGGCGGAATCCCTGCCGGCCCCCGTGGTCACGACCCTGAACGGGAAGGGCGCCCTGCCCGAGTCCCACCCGCTCTCCCTCGGCTCCGACATCCGTCTGCCCGCGGCACAGGCATTATGCAATGACGCCGACGTCCTGCTCGTCGTGGGTTCCAAGGTGGGCGAGGCCGAACTCTGGGGTGGCGAGGTGGCGCCCCGTGGCACCGTGATCCGGGTGGACATCCTGGAACGCCAGATGGACACGAACCTGACCGCGGACGTCCGGCTGGTCGGACACACCGCGGCGGTTCTCCCGCAGTTGCTCGAGGCGGTGCGGAGCGCGCTCTCGGAGGCGGCGGCCACGGCCACCACGGGCCATGAACCTCGCGGCTCCGGACTCACGGCCCGGCTCATCGCGCTCCGCACCGAGCTGAAGGACGCCGGCCGGGCGATGGCCCCGGATCTCGCCGCCCTGGCCTGCGAGATCCAGGCCGCGGTTCCGGCGGACACGATCATCGCCGGCGACTCCTCACAGATCACCTATTTCGGCACGTCCACCTTCATCCCCCAGGACGAGCCGCACTCGTTCCTCTACACTCCCGCCTACGCCACGCTCGGCTACGGGCTGCCTGCCGCGATCGGGGCCAAGGTCGGAGCTCCGGACCGGCCGGTGGTGGCCGTCGTGGGCGATGGTGCCCTGATGTTCGCGGTGCAGGAGTTCGCCACGGCGGTGGAGCAGGGCCTGGATCTCGTGGTCGTGTGCGTCGACAACGGCGGCTATGCCGAGATCAAGCAGAACGAGGCGGACCGTGGGATCCCTCCGGTGGGCGTCGAACTGCGCCAGCCGGACTGGGCTGCTCTCGCCACGGCCTTCGGCGGCCACGGGGTGTCGGTGAGCGCCCCGGCGGAGGTGCGGTCCGCCGTCGAGCAGGCTCTCGCTGCCGGAGGCGTGCAGCTCGTGCATGTGCCGCTCAGCATTTTCAGCGACGCCCGCCCGGGCGGGGAATCGCCGGCGGACGCTCAGGACTGA
- a CDS encoding NAD-dependent succinate-semialdehyde dehydrogenase — MATTTKQGYRVTNPATGEVVEEFPFSTDAEVHDALTKAQTAYEDWGSRTIEERAAVVQRAAELFEERKEELARIAATEMGKPFHEGIEEAEFSSAIVGYYAEHGPAFVADQEVPTLADGKAVIQRLPIGPLLGIMPWNFPYYQVARFAGPNLVLGNTVLLKHAESCPRSALAIEQIFRDAGVPEGAYVNVFATHEQVSTIIEDPRIQGVSLTGSERAGAIIGAQAGKALKKAVLELGGSDPYVILDSDDIKEAAATAWGTRIYNTGQACNSNKRMIVMEDIFDDFVSELTELAKAVKPADPLEPGENSYGPMSSRRAAEDLDAQVQDAVAKGATLHAGGVLAEGDSAYYSPAVLTGVTPDMRAFQEELFGPVAVVYKVTSDDEALELANNTPFGLGGAVFAKDENRARQIADKLQVGMANVNTPAGEGAELPFGGVKRSGFGRELGPLGMDEFVNKRLYFVAN, encoded by the coding sequence ATGGCGACGACCACAAAACAGGGCTACCGGGTCACCAACCCTGCCACCGGCGAGGTCGTGGAGGAGTTTCCCTTCTCCACCGATGCTGAGGTGCACGATGCGCTGACCAAGGCCCAGACCGCCTACGAGGACTGGGGATCCCGGACCATCGAGGAGCGCGCCGCCGTCGTGCAGCGCGCCGCCGAACTGTTCGAAGAGCGCAAGGAGGAGCTCGCCCGCATCGCCGCCACGGAGATGGGCAAGCCGTTCCACGAAGGCATCGAAGAGGCCGAGTTCTCCAGCGCGATCGTCGGCTACTACGCCGAGCACGGCCCCGCCTTCGTCGCGGACCAGGAGGTCCCGACCCTCGCCGACGGCAAGGCCGTCATCCAGCGGCTGCCGATCGGCCCGCTGCTCGGCATCATGCCGTGGAACTTCCCGTACTACCAGGTGGCCCGTTTCGCCGGCCCGAACCTCGTGCTGGGCAACACCGTGCTGCTGAAGCACGCCGAGTCCTGCCCGCGTTCCGCGCTGGCCATCGAGCAGATCTTCCGCGACGCGGGCGTTCCCGAGGGCGCTTACGTCAACGTCTTCGCCACCCACGAGCAGGTCTCCACCATCATCGAGGATCCCCGCATCCAGGGCGTCTCCCTGACCGGTTCCGAACGTGCCGGCGCCATCATCGGCGCCCAGGCCGGCAAGGCCCTGAAGAAGGCCGTGCTGGAACTCGGAGGCTCCGACCCGTACGTGATCCTGGATTCCGATGACATCAAGGAAGCAGCCGCCACCGCGTGGGGCACCCGCATCTACAACACGGGTCAGGCCTGCAACTCCAACAAGCGCATGATCGTCATGGAGGACATCTTCGACGACTTCGTCTCCGAGCTGACCGAGCTGGCCAAGGCCGTCAAGCCGGCCGACCCGCTGGAGCCGGGCGAGAACTCCTACGGCCCCATGTCCTCGCGTCGTGCAGCCGAGGACCTCGACGCCCAGGTGCAGGACGCCGTCGCCAAGGGCGCGACCCTGCACGCCGGTGGCGTTCTGGCCGAGGGCGACAGCGCGTACTACTCCCCCGCCGTCCTCACGGGCGTCACCCCGGACATGCGCGCCTTCCAGGAGGAGCTGTTCGGCCCGGTGGCCGTGGTCTACAAGGTCACGAGCGATGACGAAGCCCTCGAACTGGCCAACAACACCCCGTTCGGCCTCGGCGGCGCCGTGTTCGCGAAGGACGAGAACCGCGCCCGCCAGATCGCGGACAAGCTCCAGGTCGGCATGGCCAACGTCAACACCCCCGCGGGTGAGGGCGCAGAGCTGCCGTTCGGTGGCGTCAAGCGCTCCGGTTTCGGCCGTGAGCTGGGCCCGCTGGGCATGGACGAGTTCGTGAACAAGCGCCTCTACTTCGTGGCCAACTGA